A single region of the Narcine bancroftii isolate sNarBan1 unplaced genomic scaffold, sNarBan1.hap1 Scaffold_168, whole genome shotgun sequence genome encodes:
- the LOC138750580 gene encoding microtubule-actin cross-linking factor 1-like isoform X3 codes for MEEEDDAMGSFAEMGERLNDHQQGLKEHRQKLSQKEQELVLAIEAAQTFLEQNVQDPLRDEEVALQENLNVLMEEYESALSSADSQLNVIEDLHLELQKFRKDHDEFETLMIHSEKELQKIKAEEFDSTSLTFKLKKQKFLFNDLQFLKGDLRYLRRSWKSLFDAAFLFEIRNAIESYKIPIDPDAISQRVEETVESADARFNALRSECIGLGIRLSTKVFEQWQEKADELRLWLERVERERRMVQLEAIPNPEILQQELENIMVLQGEISEHEDGVEKLQEAAKCLLNLSNDVVPNIVQLRKTTATIEQRFQRLRQETSEQKRTLERTNVQVEDLEDS; via the exons gAACATCGCCAAAAGTTGTCCCAGAAAGAGCAAGAGTTGGTTTTGGCCATAGAGGCAGCTCAGACTTTCCTGGAACAAAATGTCCAGGACCCTTTGCGAGACGAGGAAGTTGCACTGCAGGAGAACTTGAATGTCTTGATGGAGGAGTACGAATCCGCTTTATCAAgtgcagattctcaattaaacgtGATTGAGGATCTGCATCTAGAACTGCAGAAGTTCCGAAAAG ATCATGATGAATTTGAAACATTAATGATTCATTCAGAAAAGGAACTACAAAAAATAAAAGCTGAGGAATTTGACTCCACGTCATTGACATTCAAACTTAAGAAgcagaaattcctcttcaatgaTCTTCAGTTTCTCAAAGGGGATCTAAGATACCTCAGACGATCTTGGAAAAGTCTCTTCGATGCTGCCTTTCTCTTTGAAATCAGGAATGCAATTGAAAGCTACAAGATCCCAATTGATCCTGATGCCATAAGCCAACGTGTGGAGGAGACGGTTGAAAGCGCCGATGCTCGCTTCAACGCACTTCGATCAGAA TGCATTGGACTTGGAATCCGTCTTAGCACCAAGGTATTTGAACAATGGCAAGAGAAGGCAGATGAGCTGCGTTTGTGGCTAGAGAGAGTAGAAAGAGAAAGACGAATGGTTCAGCTGGAGGCCATCCCTAATCCAGAAATCTTGCAGCAAGAACTTGAAAATATCATG gttcttcagggaGAAATTTCTGAACATGAAGATGGTGTCGAAAAGTTACAGGAGGCAGCAAAGTGCCTGCTGAATTTGAGCAATGACGTTGTTCCAAATATAGTCCAGCTTCGAAAGACCACAG CTACCATCGAACAGAGATTCCAGCGTTTGCGTCAGGAAACATCAGAGCAGAAGAGGACGTTGGAACGGACAAATGTCCAAGTGGAAGATCTTGAAG